The genome window GGTACTGATGTAAAAGAAGCAGATCGCAAATACTATAAAACTTTAGTAGGGTCGCAAGTGAATACTATAGCCGGAACAGTAGATACAAATCACACACGTATCATTTCAGGTGACGTGTTGACTGGAGATAAATTGAGCAATGATCAGTTTTTGAACTATTACCACAATACGCTAACTCTAATTCCAGAAGGTAATGAATACGCTTTCTTAGGTTGGATGCCATTTACCCGCAACAATGTACCCTCTAATGCAGGTACCTCTTTTTCTAAATTACTAGGAGGAAAGCGCACCGTGGATACCAATCTTAATGGGGAAGAACGTGCACTAGTTGTGACTGGAGAAATGGAAGAAATGTTGCCTATGGATATCTATCCATTGCAACTAATTAAGGCCTGTATGGCAGGAAATATTGAACAAATGGAAAATTTAGGAATCTACGAAGTAGCTCCAGAGGATTTTGCATTAATTGATTTTACAAATACGTCTAAACTAGAGGCTCAAGAAGTGATTCGTCTAGGATTAGATTTAATGATAACAGAAGTAGGATAAATTATGAAATGGGTTAGAAACAAACTAGATCAAGCAAGAAAGCCATTTGAGCCTGGGCAAAAATTTGAAAAATTTGCTCCGGCGATCAATGCTTTTGATACTTTTTTATACACTCCTAATCACACCACTAAAAAAGGAGCACATATACGTGATGTTGTGGATTTAAAGCGTACAATGATCACTGTTGTATTTGCTTTAGTACCAGCACTTCTTTTTGGTATGTGGAATACAGGGGCTCAATATCTGTATCAAGACTTGGGCCTTGCAAACGTTACAGATGTACCGTTTTGGGATGCTTTTATAGAAGGTGCGATACTAGTTACTCCATTAATTATTGTGAGTTACGTAGTAGGATTAACCATCGAATTTATTTTTGCGATCTATAGAGGTCACGAGGTCAATGAAGGTTATTTAGTAACGGGTTTATTGATTCCCATGATATTTCCAGTAGATATCCCTTTATGGATGCTGGCTATCTCTGTGGCTTTTGCAGTATTGATAGGAAAGGAAGCTTTCGGTGGTACGGGAATGAATATTTTGAATCCTGCACTGACGGCTCGTGCATTTGCATTCTTTGCGTATCCTTTGTATATGTCAGGTAATGCCGTGTGGGTCCATAATGGCGCTATGGACGGTATGTCTGGAGAAACTATATTAGGTACGCTTGCTCAAGGTAAATCGGTTGCTTATAGTTTTATGGATGCGGCAACAGGTTTTATACCAGGATCTGTATCTGAGACATCAACTATTGCAGTTTTATTAGGAGCAGCAATTTTAATTCTTACTAAGGTGGGTAGCTGGAGAATCATTTTAAGTGGTTTTGCAGGTGCAGCAGTGATGGGATTAATTTTTAATGCTTTTGGTCTTAATTCCTTAATGCAATTCGATTGGTACATGCATCTAGTAGTAGGTGGCTTAGCTTTTGGACTTGTGTTCATGGCTACTGACCCAGTTAGTGCTTCACAAACCATGAAAGGAAAATGGATATACGGTTTTCTTTGTGGATTTTTTGGCGTCATGATACGGGTATTCAATCCAGCATATCCAGAAGGAATTATGCTAGCGATATTATTAATGAACGTATTTGCGCCAACTATTGATCATTATGTGATTCAAGGAAATGTGTCTAAACGTAAAAAACGCCTAGCAAAAGCAAAGGTTCAACTTCAAACAGCTTAGAAATGGATAGAAATTCAAATGCTTATACTTTCTTATTTGTGATACTGCTTATTGCGGTAGTGGCAAGTGCTTTAGCCTTAACGGCTACGTCATTACAACCGGCGCAAGCAGAGAATGTGAAGAACGAAAAAATGCAAAATATACTCGGTACAGTAGGTATTGAAGTAGCAAGAGACAGTGCTGAGATTCCTTTTGAAAAATACATTATAGAGCGCATTGCTTTAGATAATAAGGGTAATGAGAGAACAGACGTAAATGCTTTCGATATAGAACTTAAAAAAGAATTGAAGAAGCCAGTTGCAGAACAAGCTTTTCCACTTTATGTTGCAGACGTTGAAGGATCCAAATATTATATTGTTCCACTTAGAGGTAAAGGTCTTTGGGATGCTATTTGGGGATACGTTGCTCTTAAGGAAGATGTAAACACTATAAAAGGTGCGGTATTTGACCATAAAGGGGAAACACCTGGTCTAGGTGCTGAAATTACACAGGCGTGGTTCAAGGAAAGTTTTACTGATGAGAAAATTATGGGCGCAAGTGGTACCTTTGTAGGCGTTGACGTAGCAAAAGGATACCAAGGAGGCGATAATAAAAACGATAATGCAGTAGACGCTATTTCTGGTGCCACAATTACCGGTGATGGTGTTACAGACATGATTTCAGAGCGTCTGGTAAACTATTTACCTTACTTTAAAAATAAGACTAACGTAAAAGTGGCATATAACTAGTTTATTAGTTTCGCTTTCGCGAAAGCGATATAAAAACAACCGCAATGGCTGAAAATAAAGAATTAAGTAAAAAAGAAGATTTGATTCTTTTTCTATCGGATACCGATGAGAGAGAAGGACTTCTAGGTAAGAAAAATAGAAAGTTACTTTCTGATCCACTTACAGATAATAACCCCATAACAGTACAAGTTTTAGGTATTTGTAGTGCATTGGCAATTACTGTTAAATTAGAGCCTGCAATTGTAATGTCCCTAGCGGTGATGGCGGTGATGGCCTTTAGTAACATGATCATTTCTATGTTACGTAATTCTATCCCATCTCGTATCAGAATTATCGTGCAGTTGGTAATTGTTGCTGCTCTCGTAATTCTTGTGGATCAAATTTTAAGAGCTTATGCTTATGATGTGTCTAAACAACTATCGGTTTTTGTTGGATTAATTATTACGAATTGTATAGTAATGGGACGTCTGGAAGCTTTTGCTTTAGGAAATGGCGTTTATAAATCATTCCTAGATGGAATAGGGAATGCAGCGGGATACGCCTTTATACTTATTCTAGTGGCTTTCTTCAGAGAGTTTTTAGGATTTGGAAAGTTATTAGGTTATCAAATCATCCCAGACTCTTGGTATGAAGCTGGTTATTCTAATAACGGCTTAATGTTATTATCGCCCATGGCTTTGATAACAGTCGGTCTTATTATCTGGGTGCAACGTAGTCGCAGCAGATCTTTAATAGAACAAAATTAATTTAAGAAATCGAACAAAATGGATTTAATCAACATTTTCGTAAAAAGTATTTTTATAGAGAACATGGTTTTCGCCTATTTCTTAGGTATGTGTTCTTACTTAGCCGTTTCAAAGTCGGTTAAGACCGCCGTAGGTCTTGGAGCTGCAGTAGTATTTGTTTTAGGTATTACAGTGCCTATTAACTGGTTATTAGACACCTATTTATTAAAGCCAGGGGCTTTAGCATGGTTAGATGCTGAGTATGCCAGTATAGATTTATCATTCCTTAGTTTTATCATGTTTATTGCGGTAATCGCTAGTATGGTGCAACTGGTAGAGATGGTGGTAGAACGTTTCGCTCCGGCATTATATGGTGCATTAGGTATCTTTTTACCTCTTATTGCTGTAAACTGTGCCATTTTAGGAGGATCTCTATTCATGCAACAAAAAGATTTTTCAGGAATCTCAGAAGCTGCGACTTATGGTATAGGAAGCGGTATAGGTTTTTTCCTTGCGATTTTAGCTATTGCCGCTATACGGGAGAAAATCACTTACTCAAACGTACCAGCACCGCTACGTGGACTGGGAATAACATTCATCATCACAGGACTTATGGCCTTAGGTTTCATGAGTTTTATGGGAATAGAAATTTAAAAAGAAAACATCGTTATGGATTCTAACATGATTACAGTTTTAGCAAGTGTTTCAATATTTTTGACACTTATCTTATTATTAGTGTCCCTTCTATTAGGAGCAAAATCTAAATTGCTTCCTTCTGGGCCGGTTACTATTAACGTTAACGGAGAAAAAGATATTACTACAGGCTCGGGAAGTACGCTTCTTGGAACTTTAGGGGATAATAAATTATTCTTGCCATCTGCATGTGGTGGTGGTGGTACATGTGTGCAATGCAAATGCATTGTTACTGAAGGTGGTGGTTCTATTTTGCCTACAGAGGTACCTCATTTTACAAGAAAAGAAATTGCTGCTGGATGGAGACTTGGTTGTCAAGTTAAAGTAAAGCAGGATATGAAGATTGAAATTCCTGAAGAAGTTTTTGGGATCAAAAAATGGGAAGCAACGGTTGTTCGTAATTACAACGTAGCTTCTTTTATCAAAGAATTTGTCGTTCAACTTCCAGAAGACATGCATTATGAAGCGGGTGGATATATACAAATTGAAATTCCTAAGTGTGAAGTGCGATTTGAAGATATGGACATCACCGCTCATCCAGAAGAGCACGATACACCAGATAAATTTAAAGCAGAGTGGGAAAAATTCAATCTATGGCCTCTGGTAATGAAAAATCCGGAGACAGTAGAAAGAGCTTATTCTATGGCTTCCTTTCCAGCTGAAGGTCGTGAGATTATGTTAAACGTGCGTATTGCTACGCCACCATGGGATAGAGCAAAGAACGGATGGATGGATGTGAATCCAGGTATCGCTAGTTCTTTTATATTCAATCAAAAGAAAGGTGATAAAGTAGTTGTTTCTGGACCTTACGGTGAATTCTTTATCAATCACTCTGAGGCAGAAATGCTTTATGTAGGTGGTGGAGCAGGAATGGCTCCTATGCGTTCTCACTTGTACGAGC of Nonlabens sp. Ci31 contains these proteins:
- a CDS encoding NADH:ubiquinone reductase (Na(+)-transporting) subunit B, coding for MKWVRNKLDQARKPFEPGQKFEKFAPAINAFDTFLYTPNHTTKKGAHIRDVVDLKRTMITVVFALVPALLFGMWNTGAQYLYQDLGLANVTDVPFWDAFIEGAILVTPLIIVSYVVGLTIEFIFAIYRGHEVNEGYLVTGLLIPMIFPVDIPLWMLAISVAFAVLIGKEAFGGTGMNILNPALTARAFAFFAYPLYMSGNAVWVHNGAMDGMSGETILGTLAQGKSVAYSFMDAATGFIPGSVSETSTIAVLLGAAILILTKVGSWRIILSGFAGAAVMGLIFNAFGLNSLMQFDWYMHLVVGGLAFGLVFMATDPVSASQTMKGKWIYGFLCGFFGVMIRVFNPAYPEGIMLAILLMNVFAPTIDHYVIQGNVSKRKKRLAKAKVQLQTA
- the nqrC gene encoding NADH:ubiquinone reductase (Na(+)-transporting) subunit C, which codes for MDRNSNAYTFLFVILLIAVVASALALTATSLQPAQAENVKNEKMQNILGTVGIEVARDSAEIPFEKYIIERIALDNKGNERTDVNAFDIELKKELKKPVAEQAFPLYVADVEGSKYYIVPLRGKGLWDAIWGYVALKEDVNTIKGAVFDHKGETPGLGAEITQAWFKESFTDEKIMGASGTFVGVDVAKGYQGGDNKNDNAVDAISGATITGDGVTDMISERLVNYLPYFKNKTNVKVAYN
- a CDS encoding NADH:ubiquinone reductase (Na(+)-transporting) subunit D, which translates into the protein MAENKELSKKEDLILFLSDTDEREGLLGKKNRKLLSDPLTDNNPITVQVLGICSALAITVKLEPAIVMSLAVMAVMAFSNMIISMLRNSIPSRIRIIVQLVIVAALVILVDQILRAYAYDVSKQLSVFVGLIITNCIVMGRLEAFALGNGVYKSFLDGIGNAAGYAFILILVAFFREFLGFGKLLGYQIIPDSWYEAGYSNNGLMLLSPMALITVGLIIWVQRSRSRSLIEQN
- the nqrE gene encoding NADH:ubiquinone reductase (Na(+)-transporting) subunit E encodes the protein MDLINIFVKSIFIENMVFAYFLGMCSYLAVSKSVKTAVGLGAAVVFVLGITVPINWLLDTYLLKPGALAWLDAEYASIDLSFLSFIMFIAVIASMVQLVEMVVERFAPALYGALGIFLPLIAVNCAILGGSLFMQQKDFSGISEAATYGIGSGIGFFLAILAIAAIREKITYSNVPAPLRGLGITFIITGLMALGFMSFMGIEI
- the nqrF gene encoding NADH:ubiquinone reductase (Na(+)-transporting) subunit F; its protein translation is MITVLASVSIFLTLILLLVSLLLGAKSKLLPSGPVTINVNGEKDITTGSGSTLLGTLGDNKLFLPSACGGGGTCVQCKCIVTEGGGSILPTEVPHFTRKEIAAGWRLGCQVKVKQDMKIEIPEEVFGIKKWEATVVRNYNVASFIKEFVVQLPEDMHYEAGGYIQIEIPKCEVRFEDMDITAHPEEHDTPDKFKAEWEKFNLWPLVMKNPETVERAYSMASFPAEGREIMLNVRIATPPWDRAKNGWMDVNPGIASSFIFNQKKGDKVVVSGPYGEFFINHSEAEMLYVGGGAGMAPMRSHLYELFRTLKTNRKVTYWYGGRSKAELFYIEHFRSLEREFPNFKFYLALSEPAEGDNWKVKEDIDSEGDGFVGFIHQVVIDQYLNKHEAPEDMEVYFCGPPLMNNAVGKMAEDFGVDPENIRFDDFGG